A portion of the Pectobacterium brasiliense genome contains these proteins:
- a CDS encoding OsmC family protein: MTIHKKGQAHWEGDIKQGKGTVSTESGALQQQPYGFNTRFEGKPGTNPEELIGAAHAACFSMALSLMLGEEGHKPESIDTTADVSLDKVDGGFAITKIALHSTVKLPGIDEATFDSIIQKAKAGCPVSKVLKAEITLAYQLN, translated from the coding sequence ATGACCATTCATAAGAAAGGGCAAGCGCATTGGGAAGGGGATATCAAACAGGGAAAAGGTACCGTCTCAACGGAAAGTGGTGCATTGCAACAGCAGCCTTACGGCTTCAATACCCGCTTTGAGGGTAAGCCCGGCACAAACCCGGAAGAACTGATTGGTGCGGCGCATGCGGCCTGTTTCTCTATGGCGCTCTCGCTGATGTTAGGTGAAGAAGGACATAAACCTGAGTCGATAGATACCACGGCGGATGTGTCGCTGGATAAAGTCGATGGCGGGTTCGCCATCACCAAAATCGCACTGCACAGTACGGTGAAATTACCGGGTATTGATGAAGCAACGTTTGATAGCATCATCCAAAAAGCGAAAGCGGGCTGCCCGGTATCCAAAGTGCTCAAGGCCGAGATTACGCTGGCCTATCAGTTGAATTAA
- a CDS encoding expansin EXLX1 family cellulose-binding protein yields MNKITSLALSALCVIPLINTAHAQWELDDICYGYATATGSGYQGGALLLDPIPQNMEITALNRNQLDYRGVKASLAGAYLKVNGPKGSTVVYVTDLYPEGGDCALDLSFNAFEKIGDLRDGKINIDWTLIEAPVNGNVIYRIKEGSNPYWAAVQFRNVKYPVIEMKYMRNNQWIAAQKTDYNHFIVEHVGMNDIPIEFTDVKGNVLSDTLPPMSQSTSSAYLITGNVQL; encoded by the coding sequence ATGAATAAAATAACCTCATTAGCCTTGTCTGCATTATGCGTTATTCCCCTAATTAATACCGCTCACGCCCAGTGGGAACTGGACGATATCTGTTACGGCTACGCCACCGCAACAGGCTCTGGCTATCAGGGCGGTGCCCTTTTGCTGGATCCGATCCCGCAGAATATGGAGATCACGGCGTTAAACCGGAACCAACTGGATTACCGTGGCGTGAAGGCGTCGCTGGCTGGGGCCTACCTGAAAGTGAATGGACCAAAAGGCAGTACGGTGGTTTATGTCACTGACCTCTATCCCGAAGGTGGCGATTGTGCATTGGATTTATCGTTTAACGCTTTTGAAAAAATAGGCGATCTGCGAGACGGAAAAATTAATATCGACTGGACGCTGATCGAAGCGCCAGTAAATGGCAACGTTATTTATCGTATAAAGGAAGGTTCAAACCCTTATTGGGCTGCGGTGCAATTCAGGAACGTAAAATATCCCGTTATTGAAATGAAATATATGCGCAATAACCAATGGATTGCTGCACAGAAAACCGATTATAACCACTTTATTGTTGAGCACGTTGGAATGAACGATATTCCGATTGAATTTACCGACGTAAAAGGTAATGTCCTCAGCGATACGCTGCCGCCGATGTCACAAAGCACCTCATCCGCTTACCTGATCACGGGTAACGTCCAGCTTTAA